One Triplophysa dalaica isolate WHDGS20190420 chromosome 1, ASM1584641v1, whole genome shotgun sequence DNA segment encodes these proteins:
- the spi1b gene encoding transcription factor PU.1b isoform X3: MLHPYRMEGYIIPPQQTEEMFESEMYRPPMDYPYIIDEGQNDHTWDYNTHHIHPVDFENLPDSHFTELQSVQPLHVTNVHRFTDVEPGHFIDPGLNGHHLPLAPPQMAYLPRASVCYTHSVQPSPLQRSSDDDDPGSRSPPLEVSDEECMRDHISSTTGGEHGTKKKIRLYQFLLDLLRNGDMKESIWWMDRERGTFQFSSKHKEALAHRWGVQKGNRKKMTYQKMARALRNYGKTGEVKKIKKKLTYQFSGEVLGKSHTERKTYM, encoded by the exons ATGCTGCATCCGTACAGAATGGAGGGGTACATCATCCCACCC CAGCAAACAGAGGAAATGTTTGAATCAGAGATGTATCGACCACCAATGGATTATCCATACATCATTGATGAGGGTCAAAATG ATCACACTTGGGATTATAATACACATCACATCCATCCGGTGGATTTTGAGAACCTTCCAGATAGCCATTTCACAGAGCTACAGAGTGTGCAGCCACTACATGTAACAAATGTGCATCGCTTCACAGATGTAGAGCCTGGCCATTTTATCGATCCAGGCTTAAATGGGCATCACCTCCCCCTGGCCCCTCCACAG ATGGCGTATTTGCCCCGGGCATCAGTGTGTTACACTCACAGTGTACAGCCTTCTCCTCTCCAGCGCAGCTCGGATGATGATGACCCCGGCAGCCGCAGTCCTCCTTTAGAAGTGTCTGATGAGGAGTGTATGAGAGACCACATTTCTTCAACAACAGGGGGAGAACATG GTACCAAGAAGAAAATTCGCTTGTATCAGTTCCTGCTGGATCTTCTGCGAAATGGTGACATGAAGGAAAGCATTTGGTGGATGGACAGAGAAAGGGGAACATTCCAATTCTCCTCAAAGCACAAAGAAGCTTTAGCACACCGTTGGGGTGTACAGAAGGGAAACCGCAAGAAAATGACCTACCAGAAGATGGCAAGAGCGCTGAGAAACTACGGCAAAACGGGAGAAGTCAAAAAGATCAAGAAAAAACTTACCTACCAGTTCAGTGGGGAGGTTCTTGGGAAGAGCCATACAGAACGGAAGACTTACATGTAA
- the spi1b gene encoding transcription factor PU.1b isoform X4, with product MLHPYRMEGYIIPPQTEEMFESEMYRPPMDYPYIIDEGQNDHTWDYNTHHIHPVDFENLPDSHFTELQSVQPLHVTNVHRFTDVEPGHFIDPGLNGHHLPLAPPQMAYLPRASVCYTHSVQPSPLQRSSDDDDPGSRSPPLEVSDEECMRDHISSTTGGEHGTKKKIRLYQFLLDLLRNGDMKESIWWMDRERGTFQFSSKHKEALAHRWGVQKGNRKKMTYQKMARALRNYGKTGEVKKIKKKLTYQFSGEVLGKSHTERKTYM from the exons ATGCTGCATCCGTACAGAATGGAGGGGTACATCATCCCACCC CAAACAGAGGAAATGTTTGAATCAGAGATGTATCGACCACCAATGGATTATCCATACATCATTGATGAGGGTCAAAATG ATCACACTTGGGATTATAATACACATCACATCCATCCGGTGGATTTTGAGAACCTTCCAGATAGCCATTTCACAGAGCTACAGAGTGTGCAGCCACTACATGTAACAAATGTGCATCGCTTCACAGATGTAGAGCCTGGCCATTTTATCGATCCAGGCTTAAATGGGCATCACCTCCCCCTGGCCCCTCCACAG ATGGCGTATTTGCCCCGGGCATCAGTGTGTTACACTCACAGTGTACAGCCTTCTCCTCTCCAGCGCAGCTCGGATGATGATGACCCCGGCAGCCGCAGTCCTCCTTTAGAAGTGTCTGATGAGGAGTGTATGAGAGACCACATTTCTTCAACAACAGGGGGAGAACATG GTACCAAGAAGAAAATTCGCTTGTATCAGTTCCTGCTGGATCTTCTGCGAAATGGTGACATGAAGGAAAGCATTTGGTGGATGGACAGAGAAAGGGGAACATTCCAATTCTCCTCAAAGCACAAAGAAGCTTTAGCACACCGTTGGGGTGTACAGAAGGGAAACCGCAAGAAAATGACCTACCAGAAGATGGCAAGAGCGCTGAGAAACTACGGCAAAACGGGAGAAGTCAAAAAGATCAAGAAAAAACTTACCTACCAGTTCAGTGGGGAGGTTCTTGGGAAGAGCCATACAGAACGGAAGACTTACATGTAA
- the spi1b gene encoding transcription factor PU.1b isoform X1, translating to MLHPYRMEGYIIPPREENRDRVTWTGWMSHTPSVQKDYWAVFTKDQQTEEMFESEMYRPPMDYPYIIDEGQNDHTWDYNTHHIHPVDFENLPDSHFTELQSVQPLHVTNVHRFTDVEPGHFIDPGLNGHHLPLAPPQMAYLPRASVCYTHSVQPSPLQRSSDDDDPGSRSPPLEVSDEECMRDHISSTTGGEHGTKKKIRLYQFLLDLLRNGDMKESIWWMDRERGTFQFSSKHKEALAHRWGVQKGNRKKMTYQKMARALRNYGKTGEVKKIKKKLTYQFSGEVLGKSHTERKTYM from the exons ATGCTGCATCCGTACAGAATGGAGGGGTACATCATCCCACCC AGAGAAGAGAATAGAGACAGAGTAACCTGGACTGGCTGGATGTCACATACACCATCCGTACAAAAAGATTACTGGGCAGTTTTTACTAAAGAT CAGCAAACAGAGGAAATGTTTGAATCAGAGATGTATCGACCACCAATGGATTATCCATACATCATTGATGAGGGTCAAAATG ATCACACTTGGGATTATAATACACATCACATCCATCCGGTGGATTTTGAGAACCTTCCAGATAGCCATTTCACAGAGCTACAGAGTGTGCAGCCACTACATGTAACAAATGTGCATCGCTTCACAGATGTAGAGCCTGGCCATTTTATCGATCCAGGCTTAAATGGGCATCACCTCCCCCTGGCCCCTCCACAG ATGGCGTATTTGCCCCGGGCATCAGTGTGTTACACTCACAGTGTACAGCCTTCTCCTCTCCAGCGCAGCTCGGATGATGATGACCCCGGCAGCCGCAGTCCTCCTTTAGAAGTGTCTGATGAGGAGTGTATGAGAGACCACATTTCTTCAACAACAGGGGGAGAACATG GTACCAAGAAGAAAATTCGCTTGTATCAGTTCCTGCTGGATCTTCTGCGAAATGGTGACATGAAGGAAAGCATTTGGTGGATGGACAGAGAAAGGGGAACATTCCAATTCTCCTCAAAGCACAAAGAAGCTTTAGCACACCGTTGGGGTGTACAGAAGGGAAACCGCAAGAAAATGACCTACCAGAAGATGGCAAGAGCGCTGAGAAACTACGGCAAAACGGGAGAAGTCAAAAAGATCAAGAAAAAACTTACCTACCAGTTCAGTGGGGAGGTTCTTGGGAAGAGCCATACAGAACGGAAGACTTACATGTAA
- the spi1b gene encoding transcription factor PU.1b isoform X2, which translates to MLHPYRMEGYIIPPREENRDRVTWTGWMSHTPSVQKDYWAVFTKDQTEEMFESEMYRPPMDYPYIIDEGQNDHTWDYNTHHIHPVDFENLPDSHFTELQSVQPLHVTNVHRFTDVEPGHFIDPGLNGHHLPLAPPQMAYLPRASVCYTHSVQPSPLQRSSDDDDPGSRSPPLEVSDEECMRDHISSTTGGEHGTKKKIRLYQFLLDLLRNGDMKESIWWMDRERGTFQFSSKHKEALAHRWGVQKGNRKKMTYQKMARALRNYGKTGEVKKIKKKLTYQFSGEVLGKSHTERKTYM; encoded by the exons ATGCTGCATCCGTACAGAATGGAGGGGTACATCATCCCACCC AGAGAAGAGAATAGAGACAGAGTAACCTGGACTGGCTGGATGTCACATACACCATCCGTACAAAAAGATTACTGGGCAGTTTTTACTAAAGAT CAAACAGAGGAAATGTTTGAATCAGAGATGTATCGACCACCAATGGATTATCCATACATCATTGATGAGGGTCAAAATG ATCACACTTGGGATTATAATACACATCACATCCATCCGGTGGATTTTGAGAACCTTCCAGATAGCCATTTCACAGAGCTACAGAGTGTGCAGCCACTACATGTAACAAATGTGCATCGCTTCACAGATGTAGAGCCTGGCCATTTTATCGATCCAGGCTTAAATGGGCATCACCTCCCCCTGGCCCCTCCACAG ATGGCGTATTTGCCCCGGGCATCAGTGTGTTACACTCACAGTGTACAGCCTTCTCCTCTCCAGCGCAGCTCGGATGATGATGACCCCGGCAGCCGCAGTCCTCCTTTAGAAGTGTCTGATGAGGAGTGTATGAGAGACCACATTTCTTCAACAACAGGGGGAGAACATG GTACCAAGAAGAAAATTCGCTTGTATCAGTTCCTGCTGGATCTTCTGCGAAATGGTGACATGAAGGAAAGCATTTGGTGGATGGACAGAGAAAGGGGAACATTCCAATTCTCCTCAAAGCACAAAGAAGCTTTAGCACACCGTTGGGGTGTACAGAAGGGAAACCGCAAGAAAATGACCTACCAGAAGATGGCAAGAGCGCTGAGAAACTACGGCAAAACGGGAGAAGTCAAAAAGATCAAGAAAAAACTTACCTACCAGTTCAGTGGGGAGGTTCTTGGGAAGAGCCATACAGAACGGAAGACTTACATGTAA